AACGCGACCTTGAACACCGTCCAAGTACGGTGTGTGAAATGGTGCGGATATAGGAAGAAATAATATATCCACCATAGGCTTTCGGTTGCGGAACAGGATACGCGACTGGTCGAGGTCATGGTCTGCTCTGATCCGTCGGACATGAAGACAGACGGCCCATAAGGATTGTGGTGGCCCCGCTAAGACGAACTTTTCGTGGGAGTTAACCAGGGCCAAATGAACCCATCGGTTGCATTCTCCGAGTCCCTTGTTGACGTGCTCAATTACTCGCTCAACTTGGGAGCGGGAGAGCCCGGAGACACTTAGCATCGAGGAAAGAAGGCCCTCGCCATGTTCGATGCAATCTTGGATCATGGCATCCGAGACGGCGGAggatggagtggagaggTAAGCCTCGAGTCCAATCCAGAAAGAGATCTGGAGCACCGTCCTGCAGGCGTCATAAAAGGTTGGCCAGCTCTCGGCTTGGGTGATGGCCACAGCCGCCAATATGCCTTGGGAATGCCCCGTGGAACTATGAAGGAGGGATCGAAACTGCCCAGGATCAAGTTCAAGCTCTCGACAAGTTGCACAATAGAGCGCTAGGCTAAGTAACGTATTTAAGGGAAAGCTTCGTGGTGACAGGGCAAGAACTTCTTTGCTAGGAGCAACCTCCGGTGTGGTCAGCCATTGTCGGAGGTCGAAACCCCAGGGTTCGTGGACGTCTATTGCAGCAGGGGAAGATGCCAGCTGCGAAAGCGTGTTGGATGCCACGTCTAGTAGCTCATCCAGATCTGGGCCATACCGCTTGTATAACTCCTGTAGACCTTTTAACACATCCAGATTGTTAGATCCTTGACCTCCAAAAGCAGCGCAGATCCGGGCAGCGCCTCTCTGCGCGGCCTGGATGGGGATTGACTCATGTTCCCTACCAACGGAACCCATCCTTAGACGCAAACAATCACCTTAGAGTGAAGCTATAGTAGTCAAAGGGGAGTATGTAAACTTTTACCAGgacaagggagaaagaaaagagatttTGAGGCCTCCAACCTTCGGCCTAGTCTGTCTGGTGCACATGATGTGCACAGCTTGGCTGACATTCTTGACAAGCCGAGGCGTCTTCCTTTCAGCTCAGCGACGAGAGTCGGGATTCGGGGTTCGGGCTGCAACGTATCATTGCCCGGTGATCAACTTAGGTGTTCGAGCATTGAACCGATACTAATTTTATATGAGCGCTACTATTTCACGGCTATTAAAGCATTCCTATCTTATTCCAGCGGCGGATCGCGCAGCTCGTGTCTTTAACGAAGTATCGATATGGGACCAGAAGCCATGGATGATCAATATATTGCACATCAACTATTGGTCGAGCTCCTTGCGTAATAACTCCAGCCCCTTTCTCGGTATACTGCAACGCATGGCCAGCTAATCTCACCTTCGTACAGACATCAATTAGCATTCCCTGTCCGCTGGTGAGACTCTGATAACACTCCATCAACCGTATCGCTTCAACGTGGAGGACATATTAACCAGACAATCGACTCAGGGTCGACACGCAGGAACATTTAATCGGTGAACAGAATGCTGTTCAACGCTACGTCGAGCTGGGTCCGTCCAGCATCCTGACGGACATGGCCCAAAAAGCGGTGCGAGGCATAGTCATCCAAGGGAAGAGATTGGCCGCCTCCTCTATTCAGCTTCTCGCAAGCTCGTTAGACGCGAAGAAGCTTTGTTATGAGTATGACGAGAGACAAGCCCCAGGTGTAACCCAAATCACCGAGGAAGCGCCTACAGAGCTACCGCCTCTCTCTAGCCCTCCCTCGCTACCCCAAGCGCCCAATGTTTCGCCTATAAGTGCTTCAAAGATCGTGATCGAAGATGTGGCGCTATCTCGAGTGCAAATTGTTCAGGCTCTTGTTGCCAGAAAGCTGAAGACGGCAATTGCTCAACTTCCTACCTCAAAGTCAATCAAAGACTTGTCGGGTGGTATGGCCATATTTCCTACGCGCAGCAGTACCCTATGTCTGATGTCATCTTCCAGGTCGGTCTTCTCTGCAGAACGAGCTCGTGGGGGATATACACAACGAGTTCAGCTCCATCCCGGATGCACCAGAGCAGATCCTGCTGCGGGACTTTGGCGAGGCCAACCCAACAGTGCAACTGGGGAAAACGTCCTCCGCGGCAGTTGCCAAACTAATCTCGTCCAAGATGCCTAGTGACTTCAACGCCAACGCTATTCGAGCCCACCTAGCAAACAAGTGGGGTCTAGGACCCTTGCGACAAACAGCGGTGCTGCTCTATGCCATTGCGTCAGAACCCCCATCGCGTTTAACTTCATCGAGCGCAGCGGAAGAGTACTGGGACAACGTGTCATCCATGTACGCCGAATCGTGTGGCATTACCCTCCGCCCGAGACAAGACAATATGAATGAAGATGCTATGGCATCGTCGGCGGTTGATCCGGCTGTGGTAGCCGAGTTTTCCAAGGCGCACCGTAGGCTCGGAGTTCAACAGTTCCAAGCGCTAGCAGAATACTTACAAATTGATTTGTCGGGGTCTCAAGCCTCTCAGTCGGATGCTTTGGTGGCGGAACTTCAGCAGAAAGTCGATCTCTGGACGGCTGAGATGACCCCCGAGTTTCTCGCCGGGATATCACCAATGCTGGATGTAAAGAAGTCGCGACGCTATGGCTCGTGGTGGAACATGGCACGGCAGGATGTCTTGGCCTTCTATCGCCGTCCTTCCTACAGTGAATTCGTGGACGACGCCCTGGCCTTCAAAGTTTTTCTCAATCGTCTCTGTAACCGAGCCGATGAGGCCCTCCTCAACATGGTACGCAGTCTTTCCTGTGACGCCTACTTCAAGCAAGGTTCTTTGCCCGGATACCATGCCGCCTCGCGACTCCTTGAGCAGGCCATCACATCCACAGTGGCGGATTGCCCGAAGGCACGCCTCATTCTCCCGGCGGTGGGCCCCCACACCACCATTACAAAGGACGGCAAGATTGAATACGCGGAGGCGCCGCGCCAGGGAATGAGTGGCCCCACTGCGTACATCCAGTCGCTCCGCCAAGGCGCATCTTTCATTGGTCTCAACTCAGCCGACGTCGATACTCAGAGCAACTTGACCGACGCTCTGCTTGACGCCATGTGCTTAGCACTCCATGATGGAATCTCGTTTGTTGGTAAAACCTTTTTGGTGACGGGAGCGGGTCAGGGTTCGATAGGAGCGGGAGTGGTGCGTCTAATGTTAGAGGGAGGGGCCCGAGTACTGGTGACGACGAGCAGGGAGCCGGCGACGACATCCAGATACTTCCAGCAGATGTACGATAATCACGGCGCGAAGTTCTCCGAGCTGCGGGTAGTTCCTTGCAATCTAGCCAGCGCCCAAGATTGCGAAGGGCTGATCCGGCACGTCTACGATCCCCGTGGGCTAAATTGGGACCTGGATGCCATCCTTCCCTTCGCTGCCGCATCCGACTATAGCACCGAGATGCATGACATTCGGGGACAGAGCGAGCTGGGCCACCGGCTAATGCTGGTCAATGTCTTCCGCCTGCTGGGGCATATCGTCCACTGTAAACGAGATGCCGGGGTTGACTGCCATCCGACGCAGGTGCTGCTGCCACTGTCGCCAAATCACGGCATCTTCGGTGGCGATGGGATGTATCCGGAGTCAAAGCTAGCCCTTGAGAGCCTGTTCCATCGCATCCGATCAGAGTCTTGGTCAGACCAGTTATCTATCTGCGGTGTTCGTATCGGTTGGACCCGGTCGACCGGTCTAATGACGGCCCATGATATCATAGCCGAAACGGTCGAGGAACACGGAATACGCACATTTTCCGTGGCCGAGATGGCACTCAACATAGCCATGCTGTTAACCCCCGACTTTGTGGCCCATTGTGAAGATGGACCTTTGGATGCCGATTTCACCGGCAGCTTGGGAACGTTGGGTAGCATCCCCGGTTTCCTAGCCCAATTGCACCAAAAAGTCCAGCTGGCAGCCGAGGTGATCCGTGCCGTGCAGGCCGAGGATGAGCATGAGAGATTCTTGTCTCCGGGAACAAAACCTACCCTGCAAGCACCCGTGACCCCAGTGCACCCCCGCAGTAGCCTTCGTGTAGGCTATCCCCGTCTCCCCAATTATGAGCAAGAGATTCGTCCGCTGTCCCCACGGCTGGAAAGGTTGCAAGATCCGGCCAatgctgtggtggtggtcgggTACTCGGAGCTGGGGCCATGGGGTAGCGCGCGATTACGGTGGGAAATAGAGAGCCAGGGCCAGTGGACTTCAGCCGGTTATGTCGAACTTGCCTGGCTGATGAACCTCATCCGCCACGTCGACGATGAATCCTACGTCGGCTGGGTGGATACTCAGACCGGAAAGCCAGTGCGGGATGGCGAGATCCAGGCACTGTACGGGGACCACATTGACAACCACACCGGTATCCGTCCTATCCAGTCCACCTCGTACGACCCAGAGCGCATGGAGGTCCTGCAGGAGGTCGctgtcgaggaggatctgCCCGAGTTTGAAGTATCTCAACTTACCGCAAACGCCATGCGTCTCCGCCATGGAGCTAACGTTTCTATCCGCCCCAGTGGAAATCCCGACGCATGCCGCGTGAAGCTTAAACGAGGCGCTGTTATCCTTGTTCCCAAGACAATTCCCTTTGTTTGGGGATCGTGTGCCGGTGAGTTGCCGAAGGGATGGACCCCAGCCAAGTACGGCATCCCTGAGAACCTAATTCATCAGGTCGACCCCGTCACGCTCTATACAATTTGCTGCGTGGCGGAGGCATTTTACAGTGCCGGTATAACTCACCCTCTTGAGGTCTTTCGACACATTCACCTCTCGGAACTAGGCAACTTTATCGGATCCTCCATGGGTGGGCCGACGAAGACTCGTCAGCTCTACCGAGATGTCTACTTCGACCATGAGATTCCGTCGGATGTTCTGCAAGACACTTATCTCAACACACCTGCTGCCTGGGTTAATATGCTACTCCTTGGCTGCACGGGGCCGATCAAAACTCCCGTCGGCGCATGTGCCACCGGGGTCGAGTCGATCGATTCCGGCTACGAGTCAATCATGGCGGGCAAGACAAAGATGTGTCTTGTGGGTGGCTACGACGATCTGCAGGAGGAGGCATCGTATGGTTTCGCACAACTTAAGGCCACGGTCAACGTTGAAGAGGAGATCGCCTGCGGTCGACAGCCCTCGGAGATGTCGCGCCCCATGGCTGAGAGTCGTGCTGGCTTTGTCGAGGCGCATGGCTGCGGTGTACAGCTGCTGTGTCGAGGTGACATCGCCCTGCAAATGGGTCTTCCTATCTATGCGGTCATTGCCAGCTCAGCCATGGCCGCCGACAAGATCGGTTCCTCGGTGCCAGCACCGGGCCAGGGCATTCTAAGCTTCTCCCGTGAGCGCGCTCGATCCAGTATGATATCCGTCACGTCGCGCCCGAGTAGCCGTAGCAGCACATCATCTGAAGTCTCGGACAAATCATCACTGACCTCAATCACCTCAATCAGCAATCCCGCTCCTCGTGCACAACGCGCCCGATCCACCATTGATATGGCTCCGCTACGAGCAGCGCTTGCGACTTGGGGGCTGACTATCGACGACCTGGATGTGGCCTCATTGCACGGCACCTCGACGCGCGGTAACGATCTCAATGAGCCCGAGGTGATCGAGACGCAGATGCGCCATTTAGGTCGCACTCCTGGCCGCCCCCTGTGGGCCATCTGCCAAAAGTCAGTGACGGGACACCCTAAAGCCCCAGCGGCCGCATGGATGCTCAATGGATGCCTGCAAGTACTGGACTCGGGGTTGGTGCCGGGCAACCGCAATCTTGACACGCTGGACGAGGCCCTGCGCAGCGCGTCTCATCTCTGCTTCCCTACGCGCACCGTGCAGCTACGTGAGGTCAAGGCATTCCTGCTGACCTCATTTGGCTTCGGACAGAAGGGGGGCCAAGTCGTCGGCGTTGCCCCCAAGTACTTCTTTGCGACGCTCCCCCGCTCCGAGGTTGAGGACTACTATCGCAAGGTGAGGGTTCGAACCGAGGCGGGTGATCGCGCCTACGCCGCGGCGGTCATGTCGCAGACGGTGGTGAAGATCCAGACGCAAAACCCGTACGACGAGCCGGATGCCCCCCGCATTTTTCTCGATCCCTTGGCACGTATCTCCCAGGATCCGTCGACGGGCCAGTATCGGTTTCGTCCCGATGCCACTCCCGccctcgatgatgatgctcTGCCACCTCCCGGCGAACCCACTGAGCTAGTGAAGGGCATCTCCTCCGCCTGGATCGAGGAGAAAGTGCGACCGCATATGTCTCCCGGCGGCACGGTGGGCGTGGACCTGGTTCCTCTCGCCTCCTTCGACGCATacaagaatgccatctttGTTGAGCGCAATTATACGGTAAGGGAGCGCGATTGGGCTGAAAAGAGTGCGGATGTGCGCGCGGCCTATGCCAGTCGGTGGTGTGCAAAAGAGGCGGTGTTCAAATGTCTCCAGACACATTCACAGGGCGCGGGGGCAGCCATGAAAGAGATTGAGATCGAGCATGGAGGTAACGGCGCGCCGAAAGTCAAGGTATGCGATTCTTGATCAATTAAAATCCATGCATCACTGACAGACAACAGCTCTGGGGTGCTGCGCAAACAGCGGCGCGGCAACGAGGATTGGAAGGAGTGCAACTGAGCATCAGCTATGGCGACGATGCGGTGATAGCGGTGGCGCTGGGGCTGATGTCTGGTGCTTCATAATGACTGGTCGTCGCCAGAATTTGAACCTGATGATATCCCATGAACCTCGTGTATTGTACAGAGTTTATAGTAGTAAAGATTGATGCACTCGTGCGTCCAATCTTCCAGGAATCGATTCCATTAATTGGCTGCTAGTCAGATGATGGATAATCGGGATGAGCGAATTAACGCTCAGGCAA
The sequence above is a segment of the Aspergillus oryzae RIB40 DNA, chromosome 3 genome. Coding sequences within it:
- a CDS encoding uncharacterized protein (3-oxoacyl-[acyl-carrier protein] reductase) — encoded protein: MAQKAVRGIVIQGKRLAASSIQLLASSLDAKKLCYEYDERQAPGVTQITEEAPTELPPLSSPPSLPQAPNVSPISASKIVIEDVALSRVQIVQALVARKLKTAIAQLPTSKSIKDLSGGRSSLQNELVGDIHNEFSSIPDAPEQILLRDFGEANPTVQLGKTSSAAVAKLISSKMPSDFNANAIRAHLANKWGLGPLRQTAVLLYAIASEPPSRLTSSSAAEEYWDNVSSMYAESCGITLRPRQDNMNEDAMASSAVDPAVVAEFSKAHRRLGVQQFQALAEYLQIDLSGSQASQSDALVAELQQKVDLWTAEMTPEFLAGISPMLDVKKSRRYGSWWNMARQDVLAFYRRPSYSEFVDDALAFKVFLNRLCNRADEALLNMVRSLSCDAYFKQGSLPGYHAASRLLEQAITSTVADCPKARLILPAVGPHTTITKDGKIEYAEAPRQGMSGPTAYIQSLRQGASFIGLNSADVDTQSNLTDALLDAMCLALHDGISFVGKTFLVTGAGQGSIGAGVVRLMLEGGARVLVTTSREPATTSRYFQQMYDNHGAKFSELRVVPCNLASAQDCEGLIRHVYDPRGLNWDLDAILPFAAASDYSTEMHDIRGQSELGHRLMLVNVFRLLGHIVHCKRDAGVDCHPTQVLLPLSPNHGIFGGDGMYPESKLALESLFHRIRSESWSDQLSICGVRIGWTRSTGLMTAHDIIAETVEEHGIRTFSVAEMALNIAMLLTPDFVAHCEDGPLDADFTGSLGTLGSIPGFLAQLHQKVQLAAEVIRAVQAEDEHERFLSPGTKPTLQAPVTPVHPRSSLRVGYPRLPNYEQEIRPLSPRLERLQDPANAVVVVGYSELGPWGSARLRWEIESQGQWTSAGYVELAWLMNLIRHVDDESYVGWVDTQTGKPVRDGEIQALYGDHIDNHTGIRPIQSTSYDPERMEVLQEVAVEEDLPEFEVSQLTANAMRLRHGANVSIRPSGNPDACRVKLKRGAVILVPKTIPFVWGSCAGELPKGWTPAKYGIPENLIHQVDPVTLYTICCVAEAFYSAGITHPLEVFRHIHLSELGNFIGSSMGGPTKTRQLYRDVYFDHEIPSDVLQDTYLNTPAAWVNMLLLGCTGPIKTPVGACATGVESIDSGYESIMAGKTKMCLVGGYDDLQEEASYGFAQLKATVNVEEEIACGRQPSEMSRPMAESRAGFVEAHGCGVQLLCRGDIALQMGLPIYAVIASSAMAADKIGSSVPAPGQGILSFSRERARSSMISVTSRPSSRSSTSSEVSDKSSLTSITSISNPAPRAQRARSTIDMAPLRAALATWGLTIDDLDVASLHGTSTRGNDLNEPEVIETQMRHLGRTPGRPLWAICQKSVTGHPKAPAAAWMLNGCLQVLDSGLVPGNRNLDTLDEALRSASHLCFPTRTVQLREVKAFLLTSFGFGQKGGQVVGVAPKYFFATLPRSEVEDYYRKVRVRTEAGDRAYAAAVMSQTVVKIQTQNPYDEPDAPRIFLDPLARISQDPSTGQYRFRPDATPALDDDALPPPGEPTELVKGISSAWIEEKVRPHMSPGGTVGVDLVPLASFDAYKNAIFVERNYTVRERDWAEKSADVRAAYASRWCAKEAVFKCLQTHSQGAGAAMKEIEIEHGGNGAPKVKLWGAAQTAARQRGLEGVQLSISYGDDAVIAVALGLMSGAS